A window of Aurantibacillus circumpalustris genomic DNA:
TTTGTTGTGTGTTGTTCGACTGAATCCCTCTTCCCCAAACCTGAGTGCCAGCGCCGCTGCTTACCCATATGCCAATACATTTATCAGAAGTTGCCACAGTGGTACCTGAACCTGCCGGTGAAGCAATAAGAATGCCAGGATTACTTGAAGGCAATGAAGCGTATGAAGCTATCGCCCATACGGATGCCAGATTAGCTGTAGAGACACCAGCTGAAAGAATAAGATCGTTATTAGTCGCTGAAAATCTAATCGCAGGCAGACCATTTATAACATTTGTGAAATAATTTGGTCTATTAGCTACTACAGCCTGTAGTGCATTCTTAGCATTGCCTGATTGGTCATTCCATTGTTGAACATTATCTGTTGTGCTTGCCAATGTTGTGCCAGCATTATTATAAACTTCGCTTTCTGCTTTTAACCAAAGTACATTTGTTGCTGAAGTGCCAACACCTCCCGGTCCTGTTTGAGCACAATTTTGCTTAGTGATTAAGAAGAGTGTTATCGAAAGTATAAATATCCTTCTAATTAGCATTGGCAGTAAGTGAGAAACAACCAAAGATACAAACAATCCTAAAAAAATCGGCTAGTTAATTTTTAAGGCTTTATGCTATAGTGTTAAAATAGAAAATTATTTAGGCACTAAAATAAATTTTCAATAACTTCATTCCACTCAAAATACCCTAATCAAAAACCAGAATGAAAAAACTACTATTTTTATCAAGCCTTATGTTCAGTTTCATTTTGCTGAACGGACAAAGCTCAAGCAAGCTAATTGGTTGTTACTGGAATGGAACAGCTGAAGTTACAAGACATTTAAACCTTTCAAATGGCGCATTTACTAATCTGGCAAATGTTTCAGGTGTATCGGGCATTATTCAAGGCGAAAGCACCTATGACGAAACAAACAAGCGTTATTTTTTCTACAGCACTGCGGGTATTGCACTAATTGATGCGCCAAGTGGAACTCTCATTAGTATGCTTACACCAACACCGCATCTTTACGGAATAGAATACGATTTGAATACAAGCTGTTTGCTTGGTACTAATTTTATTGGATCTGTTTGGTCATTTGTTTCTTTTAATCCTCTAAATGGACTAACTACAACAATAAACACTCTCGCAGGTGTGAGCGGGTTTGCGCAAGGAGAAAGTACGTTTGACGCTACTGGCAGCCGCTATTTTATGAGAACCACCAATGGAATTGTCATTATTAATTCAACTAGCGGCGGCGTTCAGAATACAATTAACAACACAACATTTAAGGGAATGCAGTACAATAGCAATACTAGTGAGCTTATAGGGACTTTTTGGAATGGTTCTGCCGAAATTTATGCCACTATGAACATAGCTACTGGTGCAGTTACAAATGTGGCAACACTACCAGGTGTAACCTCGATAGTTCAGGGTGAAAGCACTTTTGATGTAGTTGGAAATAGGTATTTTATACGCACAAATCTTGGTGTTACAGTAATCAACGCTTTAACAGGCGCTATTTTATCTTCAGTTCCAGGCTTACCTGATATAGGGAGCATAGAATATATTGGAAATGTTGATCCTTGCGGCTCTTTTGTATACTCTTTGCCTGCTCAGATTAACGCGACTAGCGGCAGCTCAGCATTGTTTTCAATTGCGTCGAATACAATACTTAGTTATCAATGGCAGTCTAATCCAGCGGGATTTGGATGGATGAACGTAGTAAATAATTCTAATTATTCCGGAGCGACAAGTTCTGCCCTAACAGTTAGTTCTTTATCTCTGCAAAATCATTTACAGCCATTTAGAGTTATTATTAGTTCTGGCGTTTGCGACGATACTTCTAATGTATCTGTAATCAATATTTCCGATACTTGTGTAGTTACAATTTATGATACACTTTTAGTGGGAAACGGCGCTAAGCTATCTGATCCGGACATCTCCCCTTTAATCGTTTATCCTAATCCCTCGACAAACCTTTTGAATGTTGAAAACAACGACGTTATATCCTGGTCAGATTATTCAATTGAAATAAGTAATAACATAGGCGAAATTGTTTTTATACAAAAGGTCAATCAAAAACATATTGAGATTGATGTTTCACGCTTTAAAGGAATTTATTTTATTCAAGCACGAGACAAAAACAATAAAACTATTGAAGCAAAGAAAATAGTTATTCAGTAAAACATAAAAAATTATCTTATAGTTTTTTAAGAGTTTTAATTTTGGTCATTAAAAAAAGAGTCATGCTTTTAGCATGACTCTTTTAAATTTTGATGGTGCAAATAAAATTACGGCAAAACTTTTACCCGATTATGCGGAAACTGTCTCGTATTTTCTAACCACGTTATGCAATTCAATAAGCGGTTTCAAATATTCTTCTAAATCATAAACACATAATTGAGAAGCTGCGTCACACAGAGCTGTTGAAGGATCAGGATGTGTTTCTACAAACAAACCATCAACCCCACTAGCTACTCCTGCTCTACCCAATACTGGTAAAAACTCACGAGCGCCGCCTTTAGCATCTGAACTTGGTATGCCATACTTTCTAACACAATGTGTTACGTCAAACACCACAGGATAACCCAATTTATTCATGTGATAAAAACTGCGTGGATCAACTATCAAATCATTGTAACCAAAAACATAACCGCGCTCGGTTAAAATAATATTATCATTTCCTGCATCAATACATTTTTGCATGGGATGCTTCATGTTATCTGGTGCTAAAAATTGACCGTGTTTAATATTTACCACCTTACCTGTTTTTGCTGCTGCAACTAGCAAGCTACTTTGCATACACAAATAGGCTGGTATTTGAAGTACGTCACATACTTCTCCGGCAATAGCTGCCTGATAACTTTCGTGAATATCTGTTATCAAAGGAAAACCAAATTGTTCTTTCACCTTTGCAAGAATTTTCATCCCTTTTTCTATACCAGGACCATCGTAGTATTTTAAGCTACTGCGGTTATCTTTTAAAAAACTTGATTTATAAATAATTTTAATCTTAAGACGCTCACTTACTTCTTTTAATTTTTCGGCAGTGGCCATCATTATTTTTTCATCTTCAATCACGCATGGTCCGCTAATTAAAAACAACTCGCTTGACCCACATTCAATGTTGCCAACTTTTACAATTTTCTTGCTCATAATACAATAATTAGCGCAAGTTACTAAAAACACGCGATGTTCTGAAATTTCATACTTAACATTTACTTAACGTTCGAATAACCTTCAATTTATTTAATAACGTTTAGTTTGCAATGTAGAACTTCTAAAACACAGAATGTTATAATTTAAAACCAAAACAAATGAAAATTAGACTACTACTCACCCTGTTTGCTTTACTAAACATAACTATTTCAGGCTTTAGTCAAAACACCAAAATTAGCTTTGGTAAAGGCTTAAAATTTATTACTAAAGATTCAAGTATGAGTATGAAACTTACATTTAGGTTCCAAACTCTCTTTGTTGCTGAGCAAACATTAACAGATAAAGGAAAATTAGCCGACGATTTTACAAGTCAATTCATGATTAGACGTGCACGTATAAAACTAGACGGTTTCGTTTATAAACCAACCATTCAGTATAAGGTTGAGCTTGCCCTTTCTAACCGAGATGTGGGCCTAGGAAAAATTAATGGTGATGAAGTAAATTTTAATGCAGCAAGTAACATCATATTAGACGCGGTAATAAAGTGGGAATTCGCAAAACACACACAATTATGGGTTGGTCAAACAAAACTGCCGAGTAATAGAGAGCGGGTTATTTCCTCCCAAAAACTTCAATTTGTAGATAGAAGTCTTCTTAACAATGAATTCAACTTAGACCGTGATATTGGCATGCATTTAAGACACAAAACCAAGTTTGGTGAAAGTTTCACAACCAAAGAAATTATCTGTGTTACTTTGGGAGAAGGAAGAAATGTAACTTCTCATAACGATGACGGATTTTGTTATACCGGAAGATTTGAAATACTTCCTTTTGGAGAATTTGCTGGTGGTGGTGATTATGTTGGTTCTGACCTTGAACGCGAGCAAAAACCAAAGCTAGCAATTGGTGCAACTTACGATTATAATGATAATGCCAAAAGGTCTAGAGGACAGTTAGGTTCATTTATTAAGGTAGACTCATTAGTTAGAGACATTCAATCAATTCACACTGACTTTATGTTCAAATTTAAAGGCTTTTCTGTTATGGGAGAATATGCTAAACGTTTTGTTGCTGAAAGATTAGATCCTAGCGCATACTATATTGGCACAGCCTACAATATTCAAGCGGGTTACTTATTTAAAAACAATGTGGAACTTGCAGGCCGCTTTACAGAGCTTCGTCCCGACAAATGGAATGTTAGCAAAGGCGAACTTATACGCGGAGATAAAACAACGCAGTTTACACTTGGACTATCTAAATATTTCGTAAAACATAATTTAAAAATTCAAACCGATATTAGTTCAACTTCAATGGATAGAAATCTTAATAAAGACTTAATGTATCGCTGTCAAATTGAACTGCAATTCTAGAAAAATCAGTAAAAACACGACAAAAGTCAAACATAATAACTATACCTAACCTTAACATACACTTAACACCATACATCAAATCAATAAATAATTTTACATAAAATTTAACCAAATGAGAAAACAAACATTAAACATTGTATTTAGCGGATTATTAGGAATCTTTTTATTAAGCTGTGGAAGTAAAGAAACGAAAGATGAGAACCAGAATGGTTCAGAAAGTTTATTGGGAAACATTACTATTGACGGTTCAAGTACAGTATATCCTATTACTGAAGCTGTTGCAGAAGAGTTTATGAAAGTTGCCAGCCAGGTGCGAGTAACAGCAGGTTTATCAGGAACTGGTGGTGGATTTAAAAAATTTGCAAGAGCAGAAATGGACATTAACGATGCTTCTCGTCCCATTAAAGCAAGTGAAGACAGTGTTTGCGCATCAAATAATGTTAAATATATTGAGTTAAAAGTAGGATACGATGGATTAGCTGTTGTTGTTAGTCCCGAAAACACTTGGTGTAATGATATTACTGTTGAAGAATTAAAAATGATGTGGGAACCAGCTGCGCAAGGAAAAATTAAAACATGGAATCAAATTCGTAAAGATTGGCCAAACCAAGAAATTCATCTTTTTGGTCCTGGTGTTGAAAGCGGCACTTACGATTATTTTACAGAAGTAATTGTTGGAAAAAGTCATTCAAGCCGTGGAGATTATACTGCAAGTGAAGATGATAACGTTTTGGTACAAGGAATAAAATCAGACAAAAATGCAATTGGATTTTTTGGCTTAGCTTATTATACAGAAAACTCTTCAATTCTTAAATTAGTTGGTGTAAATAGTGGAAACGGTGCTGTGCTTCCATCAGAAGAAACAGTTAAAAACAAAACATATTCTCCATTAGGTCGTCCATTATTTATTTATGTTAACGATAAAGCCGCTGCTCGTAAAGAGGTACAAGTTTTTGTTGATTTTTATCTTGAAAATACTAAAACCTTAACTGCAGAAGTAGGTTATGTTCCTTTAAGCGATACTGAAGTTGCTGATGAAAGAGCTAAATTCAGTTCATTTATTAAGAATATTTCGCCTGCAAATTAATCCTCGTTTATAAACAATTTTTAATGCAGGTGCTTTAGTAACAGGAATGAAATTAAGAGAAAAATTTATAGAAAGTGTGCTTTTTCTTTGTGGAACTATAGGCGTACTAACTACTCTTGGAATTGTGTACGTACTCTTTAGTGAATCGTTCGACTTCTTTACCAAGGTTTCTATAGTTGATTTTTTAACTGATACGCAATGGACTCCGCTGTTTTCTGAAAAACACTTTGGTATTTTACCACTCATTTCAGGAACATTACTCACAACATTTATTGCCATACTAGTAGCCTTGCCAATTGGACTTACGATTGCCATCTATCTTAATGAGTATGCTCCAAAAAAACTCAGGCTCTATGTTAAACCAGTACTTGAAATTCTTGGCGCAATTCCAACAGTAGTATATGGTTATTTCGCCTTAATGGTTGTAACACCTATTCTACAAAACATCTTTCCGAGTATGGCGGGATTTAATGCCATGAGTGCAGGAATTGTAATGGGTATTATGATCTTACCCTTAATTTCTTCTTTAAGTGAAGACGCTTTATTTTCAGTACCCAAATCTTTACGCGAAGCCTCTTATGGCATGGGAGCTACACGTTTTCAAACATCGTTTAAAGTGTTGGTACCAGCTGCTTCTTCAGGAATAATGGTTTCCGTAATTTTAGGTATTTCAAGGGCAATTGGCGAAACAATGATTGTAGCTATTGCAGCCGGGCAACAACCCAGATTAACTTTAAATCCGATGGTGCCTGTTGAAACCATTACTACTTATATTGTACAGGTTAGTATGGGAGATGTAGCGAGAGGTTCACTAGAATATCAAACCATTTTCGCAGCAGGTATTACTTTATTTCTCTTTACATTTTTATTAAATAATT
This region includes:
- a CDS encoding PstS family phosphate ABC transporter substrate-binding protein, translating into MRKQTLNIVFSGLLGIFLLSCGSKETKDENQNGSESLLGNITIDGSSTVYPITEAVAEEFMKVASQVRVTAGLSGTGGGFKKFARAEMDINDASRPIKASEDSVCASNNVKYIELKVGYDGLAVVVSPENTWCNDITVEELKMMWEPAAQGKIKTWNQIRKDWPNQEIHLFGPGVESGTYDYFTEVIVGKSHSSRGDYTASEDDNVLVQGIKSDKNAIGFFGLAYYTENSSILKLVGVNSGNGAVLPSEETVKNKTYSPLGRPLFIYVNDKAAARKEVQVFVDFYLENTKTLTAEVGYVPLSDTEVADERAKFSSFIKNISPAN
- the pstC gene encoding phosphate ABC transporter permease subunit PstC, with protein sequence MKLREKFIESVLFLCGTIGVLTTLGIVYVLFSESFDFFTKVSIVDFLTDTQWTPLFSEKHFGILPLISGTLLTTFIAILVALPIGLTIAIYLNEYAPKKLRLYVKPVLEILGAIPTVVYGYFALMVVTPILQNIFPSMAGFNAMSAGIVMGIMILPLISSLSEDALFSVPKSLREASYGMGATRFQTSFKVLVPAASSGIMVSVILGISRAIGETMIVAIAAGQQPRLTLNPMVPVETITTYIVQVSMGDVARGSLEYQTIFAAGITLFLFTFLLNNLSFWIKKRFQEKYE
- the kdsA gene encoding 3-deoxy-8-phosphooctulonate synthase, with translation MSKKIVKVGNIECGSSELFLISGPCVIEDEKIMMATAEKLKEVSERLKIKIIYKSSFLKDNRSSLKYYDGPGIEKGMKILAKVKEQFGFPLITDIHESYQAAIAGEVCDVLQIPAYLCMQSSLLVAAAKTGKVVNIKHGQFLAPDNMKHPMQKCIDAGNDNIILTERGYVFGYNDLIVDPRSFYHMNKLGYPVVFDVTHCVRKYGIPSSDAKGGAREFLPVLGRAGVASGVDGLFVETHPDPSTALCDAASQLCVYDLEEYLKPLIELHNVVRKYETVSA
- a CDS encoding T9SS type A sorting domain-containing protein — encoded protein: MKKLLFLSSLMFSFILLNGQSSSKLIGCYWNGTAEVTRHLNLSNGAFTNLANVSGVSGIIQGESTYDETNKRYFFYSTAGIALIDAPSGTLISMLTPTPHLYGIEYDLNTSCLLGTNFIGSVWSFVSFNPLNGLTTTINTLAGVSGFAQGESTFDATGSRYFMRTTNGIVIINSTSGGVQNTINNTTFKGMQYNSNTSELIGTFWNGSAEIYATMNIATGAVTNVATLPGVTSIVQGESTFDVVGNRYFIRTNLGVTVINALTGAILSSVPGLPDIGSIEYIGNVDPCGSFVYSLPAQINATSGSSALFSIASNTILSYQWQSNPAGFGWMNVVNNSNYSGATSSALTVSSLSLQNHLQPFRVIISSGVCDDTSNVSVINISDTCVVTIYDTLLVGNGAKLSDPDISPLIVYPNPSTNLLNVENNDVISWSDYSIEISNNIGEIVFIQKVNQKHIEIDVSRFKGIYFIQARDKNNKTIEAKKIVIQ
- a CDS encoding porin, coding for MKIRLLLTLFALLNITISGFSQNTKISFGKGLKFITKDSSMSMKLTFRFQTLFVAEQTLTDKGKLADDFTSQFMIRRARIKLDGFVYKPTIQYKVELALSNRDVGLGKINGDEVNFNAASNIILDAVIKWEFAKHTQLWVGQTKLPSNRERVISSQKLQFVDRSLLNNEFNLDRDIGMHLRHKTKFGESFTTKEIICVTLGEGRNVTSHNDDGFCYTGRFEILPFGEFAGGGDYVGSDLEREQKPKLAIGATYDYNDNAKRSRGQLGSFIKVDSLVRDIQSIHTDFMFKFKGFSVMGEYAKRFVAERLDPSAYYIGTAYNIQAGYLFKNNVELAGRFTELRPDKWNVSKGELIRGDKTTQFTLGLSKYFVKHNLKIQTDISSTSMDRNLNKDLMYRCQIELQF